The segment ATGGCGGCGCGGGAGCCGCCGCGGTCGGGGCAGGCGCGATGGTGGGGGCCGATGCCGGCGCCTCCTCGCCGCCGCATGAGACGATCACTGCCAGGGCTGCGAGCGCTGCGAATGCTATCCGCATGTTCCTCCTCCTGCTGAAACGGGTGTGTGTGCGGAGCCGCCCGCAGCGGGCGGCCCCGCGCTGCCCCTACGACCCCCCTCGCCCCCGCCCGCTGCCGCCCTGTAGCGACGGCACCAGCGACCGGAAGTACTCGTAGGCGTGGGAGGCGCGGCGCTCCCAGTCGGGGCCGAACTCGGCGACGTACTCGGGCGTGAGCGGGACGGGGGTGCCGACGATGCTGGCGACGACCTGCATGATGGCGGCGCGCTCCAGGTAGATCGTGTTGCTGACGGCGTGGTCGACCGTCGCGCCGACGACGACGACGCCGTGGCCTCGGAGGAGGGCGGCGGTGCGACCGCCGAGGCAGTCGGCGACGGCCACCCCGTCGTCCCACGAGGTGATCAGCTTCGGCTCCGGGAAGATGGGCGTCTCCGGCGCGAAGGGGAGCGACTGGTTGTAGAGCGCCTGAATGGGCACGTTGCCGGCGCCGATAGATGTCGCGATGAGCTGGTGCGTGTGGACGACGGAGCCGACGTCGGGGCGAGCGAGCATGATGGCAACGTGCAGCATCGTCTCTCGGGGCGGGACCGGCGCGTCGATGACGCGGCCGCGCTGCAGGCTGGGGTTCCACTGGCTGCCGGTACCGGCGGCGTAGGACTCGAGGTCGACCTCGATGATGTCGCGGGCGGTGACCTGGTTGTGGGCCTTCAGGACGGGCTTGATGAGCATCCGGTTGGTGCCGGGGATGCGGGCGCTGACGTGGCCGTGGAAGTCGACGAGGCCCTGGTGGTCGAGGATGTGGGAGCTCTCGGCGACCTGCTGCTTGAGTCGACGGACTTCGGCTTGGGAGGGCATGGGGGTTCCTTTCCGTGCGGTGTGTTGGGGTGTAGGGTAGCGCATTTTGGGGTGGGGTGGGGGGTCGTCAGCGGGCGTTCTTGCCCGCCCGGTAGAGGTAGTGGCCGAAGAGGAGGATGAAGCTGGCGAGGACTACGTGGAAGAGGGCGGGCAGGGTGCTGGCGAACCACTCGACGTCGGAGAGGAGGGTGAGCCCGGCGACGAGGCGGACGGCCATGACGGCGAAGTAGACGCCGCCAAGGATGAAACAGGCGTTGTGCTTCTACGTGGCGGGGCGTACGGCGCCGGCGCGGACGAGGAAGAGCACTCGGGCTAGCAGCGCGATGATGGCGACTGCGAGGCGAACAGGGCGGGATAGGGCAAGCTGGAGCCTTGCCACGCGTCGAAGGACGGCAGGAAGGAGACCGGGCTCACCCACTGCAGCGCCTGCGCGAGCACTCGCGCGACGAAGAGCGCGGTGAGCGCGAGCATCCAGGGGAGGTAGCGGCTGTGGATGAGGGTCATGTCTTTGTTCATCAGTGCAACATTAGATCAACGTTGTAAACTGAGGCGCCACGTTTGTAATGCACGTTACAATACAGGGCGCATTCGCGGGATTCCGCGCCGATAGGAATGTGTGATGTGAAACGTGAACCTCCGATGTGGTTGATCGTGACCGGCCCGCCCGCCTCGGGGAAGACTACCCTGGCAAGAAGGTTGGCACGGGACCTAAACATGCCCTTATACGAAAAGGACATCTTCAAGGATACCCTCTTTCAATCCTTGGGCGTTGGAGACAAAGACTGGTCGCAGCAAGTCGGGAGAAGCGCGATTAGCTTGCTCTTTGTCGTGGCCCACCAAATATTGAGCACAGGGTCATCGCTGGTTACCGAATGCAACTTCTCCACA is part of the Chloroflexota bacterium genome and harbors:
- a CDS encoding class II aldolase/adducin family protein; its protein translation is MPSQAEVRRLKQQVAESSHILDHQGLVDFHGHVSARIPGTNRMLIKPVLKAHNQVTARDIIEVDLESYAAGTGSQWNPSLQRGRVIDAPVPPRETMLHVAIMLARPDVGSVVHTHQLIATSIGAGNVPIQALYNQSLPFAPETPIFPEPKLITSWDDGVAVADCLGGRTAALLRGHGVVVVGATVDHAVSNTIYLERAAIMQVVASIVGTPVPLTPEYVAEFGPDWERRASHAYEYFRSLVPSLQGGSGRGRGGS